One genomic segment of Falco peregrinus isolate bFalPer1 chromosome 7, bFalPer1.pri, whole genome shotgun sequence includes these proteins:
- the USP45 gene encoding ubiquitin carboxyl-terminal hydrolase 45 isoform X3, with the protein MKKLEEESKISTVKEPFIDLSLPIIEERVAKPVPLGRTGKGKTVQEADLGQYNCSITTLNNQPKIVKKHALPKDKNQLNQERRLARKASLNEEERSPVIMQEKNKKLELEGSSGILYSKDTTADSAVNGSQTDGSEKEASRSESSFDADSEASESESAPKQTAFSPSSNMSGLHVNHINVNMPHNKPSDSSEEMISTSISKLCFCDAINEDKKLSCGDSALGLSNNSMFSVDKCPLSQNPQNAFQTLSQSYITSSKECSVQSCLYQFTSVELLMGNNKLLCESCTERKQKYQKKTNSTEKKMEGVYTNARKQLLISSVPAILILHLKRFHQAGLSLRKVNRHVDFPLILDLAPFCAASCKNVTDGARVLYSLYGIVEHSGSMRGGHYAAYVKVRTPSKKLLEHISTTKNVLGLKEAMGASGGQWVYVSDAHVQMVPESRVLNAQAYLLFYERVLL; encoded by the exons ATGAAGAAACTAGAAGAAGAGTCAAAG ATTTCAACAGTAAAAGAACCTTTCATTGATCTTTCACTACCTATAATAGAGGAGAGG GTTGCAAAACCTGTGCCTTTGGGAAGAACAGGTAAAGGTAAAACTGTACAAGAGGCAGATCTTGGTCAGTATAACTGTTCTATCACTACACTGAATAATCAACCCAAAATTGTCAAGAAACACGCTTTACCAAAAGATAAG AATCAATTGAATCAGGAGAGACGGCTTGCCAGAAAAGCTTCCTtgaatgaagaagaaagaagtccTGTTatcatgcaggaaaaaaacaaaaagcttgaGCTGGAAGGTAGCTCTGGCATCCTGTACTCCAAAGACACAACTGCTGATTCTGCTGTAAATGGAAGTCAGACAGATGGCAGCGAGAAGGAAGCCAGCCGCTCTGAAAGCAGCTTTGATGCAGACAGTGAAGCCTCAGAAAGTGAAAGTGCTCCTAAACAAACAGCTTTCAGCCCGTCCAGCAACATGTCTGGTTTGCATGTCAACCACATAAACGTTAACATGCCACACAACAAACCAAGTGACAGTAGTGAAGAGATGATTTCCACTTCCATATCCAAACTCTGCTTCTGTGATGCtataaatgaagataaaaaatTGAGCTGTGGAGATTCAGCATTAGGTTTATCAAATAACTCCATGTTCTCAGTAGACAAATGCCCGCTATCCCAAAACCCTCAAAATGCTTTCCAGACACTTTCCCAAAGCTACATAACCAGCTCCAAGGAATGTTCTGTTCAGTCCTGCCTTTACCAGTTCACCTCTGTAGAGCTCCTAATGGGGAACAACAAGCTTTTATGTGAGAGctgcacagaaaggaaacagaagtatcagaagaaaaccaactcCACAG aaaagaagatgGAAGGTGTCTACACAAATGCTCGGAAACAGCTGCTGATTTCTTCGGTTCCTGCTATTCTTATTCTCCACCTGAAAAGATTCCACCAG gcTGGTTTGAGTCTACGGAAAGTGAATAGGCATGTGGATTTCCCGCTGATACTAGACTTAGCACCATTTTGTGCTGCATCTTGCAAG AATGTTACGGATGGTGCAAGAGTGCTGTATAGTCTTTATGGAATAGTGGAGCACAGTGGGTCAATGAGAGGTGGTCATTATGCGGCGTATGTGAAAGTCAGGACACCCTCCAAGAAATTATTAGAGCATATTTCTACTACTAAAAATGTTCTGG